A genomic segment from Salvia splendens isolate huo1 chromosome 13, SspV2, whole genome shotgun sequence encodes:
- the LOC121761751 gene encoding receptor-like protein 52 isoform X2: MKTTYLFPTYLSLLTLCLCLCPSGAATDEAESLIRWKSSLSSSASLKSWSVNNISNHCRWIGIRCNDEGFVSRIDLPVAGLAGTLDLFHFTALLNLTTFNLNGNYLYGSIPAALGNLTSLTLLDLSTNLFSGAIPPEIGRLTELRYLSFSKNHMVGEIPYQIGNLRKVCFLDLGSNYFKSPDWSRFPTFPFLTHLNLGWNEINSEFPHFITTCLNLTFLHLSLNTFTGQIPETLFTKLVKLEYLNLTSNSFQGPLSPNITNLSKLKDLHLGNNFFSGNILDTVSLIPSLQNLELYNNSFVGEIPTSIGLLTNLRTLDLRLNRFNSSIPRELGLLTNLQSLDLRRNRFNSSIPRELGLCNKLTYLDLSQNSLSGPLPPSFSNLGNISYLILTGNSLTGEILPRFFKSWRKLIALEILDNEFSGELPSEIGLLTNLDYLFLSYNSFSGSIPPEIGNLQKMRWLDLSINNFSGPLPSTIGSLTNLVYLLLSSNRLNGPIPSTIGNLTNMWTLNLSFNKLNGPIPSTIGNLTNLRALGLSSNKLNGTIPSTIGNLTNMEDLYLSSNKLNGRISQCFGNLSRSLILFHLNMNHLSGLIPSIFSENCSLVSINLGNNKFHGRLPKSLVNCQSLRGLDIGNNRIQDEFPFWMERLPKLKVLVLKSNKFDGNLSLPSPTKLPFPMLQVLDISHNAFVGSLPERYFKNFIAMIEEKQRDDTESSYDIEKEEDDQYLAFVDMIITLKGQDQLLNRLLDTFTTIDLSSNSFSGTIPPSIGNLKILKYLNLSHNSLIGHIPSSLGNMSQLESMDLSTNKLDGEIPGELTRLTFLAKLNLSMNNLVGQIPRSNQFNTFENDSYIGNLGLCGVPLTRKCKDENGKSVHPGEEESDDEYEFIDGFGWRSVVMGYGSGFVVGIGIGYMIIRSGRPRWLVEFFFGVGYTYKTKKRHSGAAPTLRGT; the protein is encoded by the exons ATGAAAACAACATACCTTTTCCCTACATATCTTTCTCTCCTAACACTGTGTCTGTGTCTGTGTCCTTCAGGAGCAGCCACAGATGAAGCAGAGAGTTTGATAAGATGGAAATCCAGCCTATCATCTTCTGCTTCTCTTAAGTCTTGGTCCGTCAACAACATCAGCAACCACTGCAGATGGATTGGCATTCGCTGCAACGATGAGGGATTTGTCTCTAGGATTGATCTCCCCGTTGCAGGCCTTGCAGGGACATTGGACCTGTTCCATTTCACTGCATTGCTGAATCTCACCACTTTCAACCTCAATGGGAATTATCTCTACGGCTCCATACCAGCTGCTCTTGGCAACCTCACAAGCCTCACTCTCTTGGACCTCTCCACCAATTTGTTTTCTGGCGCCATTCCACCAGAGATCGGCCGCTTGACAGAGCTTCGATACTTGAGCTTCTCCAAGAACCATATGGTTGGAGAAATCCCATATCAGATTGGCAATCTGAGGAAGGTTTGCTTCTTGGATTTGGGGTCTAATTACTTTAAATCTCCTGACTGGTCTAGATTTCCCACTTTTCCTTTCCTAACTCACCTTAATCTTGGTTGGAATGAGATCAACTCTGAATTCCCACACTTCATAACCACATGTCTCAACCTTACTTTCCTTCATTTGTCTCTAAACACCTTCACAGGCCAAATTCCTGAAACTTTGTTCACCAAATTGGTCAAACTCGAATATCTTAACCTCACCAGCAATAGTTTTCAAGGCCCCCTGTCACCAAATATCACTAACCTCTCCAAGTTGAAGGATCTTCACCTCGGCAACAACTTTTTCTCTGGCAACATTCTTGATACAGTAAGCCTTATTCCAAGCCTGCAAAATCTAGAGCTGTACAATAATTCGTTTGTAGGAGAAATCCCTACTTCTATAGGCTTACTCACGAATCTCCGAACTCTAGACCTTAGACTGAACAGATTCAATTCCTCCATTCCCCGAGAGCTCGGCCTACTCACGAATCTCCAAAGTCTAGATCTTCGAAGGAACAGGTTCAATTCCTCCATTCCCCGAGAGCTCGGCCTGTGTAACAAGCTGACCTACTTAGATTTATCCCAGAATTCACTCTCGGGGCCATTGCCGCCATCCTTTTCAAATCTGGGCAATATATCTTATTTGATACTAACTGGTAATAGCCTGACTGGTGAAATATTGCCCCGTTTCTTCAAGAGTTGGAGAAAACTAATCGCACTAGAAATTCTAGACAATGAATTCAGTGGGGAACTTCCATCAGAAATAGGCTTGCTCACAAACCTCGATtatctatttctctcttataACTCGTTTTCAGGCAGCATCCCACCAGAGATAGGAAACCTACAAAAAATGAGGTGGCTGGACCTTTCAATCAATAATTTTTCAG GTCCATTACCATCAACCATTGGGAGTCTTACAAATCTGGTGTACTTGCTTCTCTCTTCCAACAGATTAAATG GTCCAATACCATCCACCATTGGGAATCTTACAAATATGTGGACCTTAAATCTCTCTTTCAACAAATTAAATG GTCCAATACCATCCACCATTGGAAATCTTACAAATCTGCGGGCCTTAGGTCTCTCTTCCAACAAATTAAATG GTACAATTCCATCCACCATTGGGAATCTTACAAATATGGAGGACTTATATCTCTCTTCCAACAAATTAAATG GAAGAATATCACAGTGCTTTGGAAACTTAAGCAGATCATTGATCCTCTTTCACCTAAACATGAATCACCTTAGTGGCCTCATTCCATCTATCTTTTCTGAGAATTGTAGTCTCGTTTCCATCAATTTGGGTAATAACAAATTCCACGGACGATTACCTAAATCCTTAGTCAATTGCCAAAGTCTAAGGGGTCTCGACATTGGAAATAATAGAATACAAGATGAATTTCCCTTTTGGATGGAACGCCTTCCCAAGCTTAAAGTGCTAGTGTTGAAGTCTAACAAGTTTGATGGCAACTTATCACTTCCTTCGCCTACCAAACTTCCATTTCCTATGTTACAAGTTCTAGATATATCTCATAATGCATTTGTAGGCTCTCTCCCTGAAAGATATTTCAAGAATTTCATAGCAATGATAGAGGAAAAGCAAAGAGATGACACAGAGAGTTCTTATGAcatagaaaaagaagaagatgaccaGTATCTAGCTTTTGTGGATATGATAATCACCTTGAAAGGTCAGGATCAGTTGTTGAATAGACTACTTGATACCTTCACAACAATTGATTTATCCTCAAATAGTTTCTCTGGGACTATTCCACCTTCCATAGGAAATCTTAAGATTCTCAAATACTTGAACCTATCCCACAATAGCCTCATAGGACATATACCTTCATCTCTTGGAAACATGAGCCAACTCGAATCGATGGATTTGTCAACAAACAAACTGGATGGAGAAATTCCAGGTGAATTGACAAGGTTGACATTTCTTGCGAAATTAAACCTTTCAATGAACAATCTTGTTGGGCAAATACCCCGATCTAACCAGTTCAACACATTTGAGAATGACTCATATATAGGAAACTTGGGATTGTGTGGTGTTCCATTGACGAGAAAATGCAAAGACGAGAATGGGAAATCGGTGCATCCTGGAGAAGAAGAAAGTGATGATGAATATGAATTCATAGATGGATTTGGTTGGCGAAGTGTTGTGATGGGATATGGAAGTGGATTCGTAGTTGGGATTGGAATTGGATACATGATTATAAGGAGTGGAAGGCCAAGATGGTTAGTGGAATTCTTTTTTGGGGTTGGTTATACATATAAGACGAAGAAGAGACACAGCGGAGCTGCACCAACACTCAGGGGAACATAG